From Desulfotignum phosphitoxidans DSM 13687, one genomic window encodes:
- a CDS encoding FeoB-associated Cys-rich membrane protein, with product MFEKIFISLIVAGAVYYLYRRLRATASADSTSCGCGCDSCGTSQIHCGSSGPEQKKKS from the coding sequence ATGTTTGAAAAAATCTTTATCAGCCTGATCGTTGCCGGTGCCGTGTATTATCTTTACCGCCGGCTCCGGGCCACAGCTTCCGCTGACAGCACATCCTGCGGCTGCGGGTGTGACAGCTGCGGTACCAGCCAGATCCACTGCGGATCCAGTGGACCAGAACAGAAAAAGAAATCATGA
- a CDS encoding J domain-containing protein — protein sequence MIYHHILGVEKTAGDREVRERYLALVREFPPDRHPEAFQRITRAYEALKDRRSRVKARLTGVNDFTFWIDALDALVDSIPTAPQAPGLDRIIEADNK from the coding sequence GTGATTTATCACCATATACTCGGCGTGGAAAAGACTGCCGGGGACCGGGAGGTCCGGGAACGATACCTGGCACTGGTCAGGGAATTTCCGCCGGACCGTCACCCGGAGGCATTTCAGCGGATCACCCGGGCCTACGAGGCCCTGAAAGACCGCCGCAGCCGGGTCAAGGCCAGGCTGACGGGCGTCAACGACTTCACCTTCTGGATCGATGCCCTGGATGCCCTTGTGGACAGTATTCCCACAGCACCCCAGGCCCCCGGACTGGACCGGATCATCGAGGCGGACAATAAATGA
- a CDS encoding LbtU family siderophore porin, whose protein sequence is MKIKSIVLVSLVQLILSVSAFAHFQQIDSPMAARDAASTRTVGDVKSMEDRVRHLEQAIGSGDESNRWLDRIEISGLIEIEAMHQSTDFSDPAQVDEDESDIDLATVEVAVDAGISDHVDGHVLFKYEEDELFVDEGFITLSGKERFPIFLTAGRQYLPFGNYDSHFVTDPLTLVLGETNDGAVVVGSSFAGGTVKVFAGLFNGAVDETGEDNMVDNVVAAVSFQPFESVIMGASYTSNLISSDGFSEAVVTGTGTVTDMVGGWSAFITTSFLERFTFIAEYAAAMDHFKAGEIYDAAETREQKPAAWNMELGVSVLENLELAIGYAGSDDGGADFLPETQYGAVANWGIFNSTNLALEYLRADFDDDAVETDTITVQLAIEF, encoded by the coding sequence ATGAAAATCAAGTCTATTGTCCTCGTGAGTTTGGTGCAACTTATATTGTCAGTCAGCGCATTTGCCCATTTCCAACAAATTGACTCTCCGATGGCGGCCCGGGATGCCGCATCCACGCGGACGGTGGGTGACGTCAAAAGCATGGAAGACCGGGTCAGGCACCTGGAACAGGCCATCGGCTCAGGAGACGAAAGCAACCGCTGGCTTGATCGGATTGAGATCTCTGGTCTGATCGAGATCGAGGCCATGCACCAGAGTACTGATTTTTCCGACCCGGCCCAGGTGGATGAAGATGAAAGCGACATCGACCTGGCCACGGTGGAGGTGGCCGTGGATGCCGGTATCTCCGATCATGTGGACGGCCATGTCCTGTTCAAATACGAAGAGGATGAACTGTTTGTGGATGAAGGATTCATCACCCTGTCAGGAAAAGAACGGTTTCCGATCTTTCTGACGGCCGGCCGGCAGTATCTGCCGTTTGGCAACTATGACTCTCATTTTGTGACCGATCCTCTGACCCTGGTTCTGGGGGAAACCAATGACGGGGCAGTGGTGGTTGGATCCAGCTTTGCCGGCGGCACGGTGAAAGTCTTTGCCGGCCTGTTCAACGGAGCTGTTGATGAAACCGGTGAGGATAACATGGTTGACAACGTGGTGGCAGCCGTATCCTTCCAGCCCTTTGAATCAGTCATAATGGGCGCGTCATACACCTCGAACCTGATCTCCTCGGATGGGTTTTCCGAAGCGGTCGTCACCGGCACCGGCACTGTGACGGACATGGTGGGGGGCTGGAGTGCGTTCATCACGACCTCTTTTCTGGAACGGTTTACCTTCATCGCTGAATATGCCGCAGCCATGGATCATTTCAAAGCCGGAGAGATCTATGATGCCGCCGAAACCCGGGAACAAAAACCGGCTGCCTGGAACATGGAGCTGGGGGTTTCCGTGCTGGAAAATCTGGAACTGGCCATCGGTTATGCTGGATCCGATGACGGCGGAGCGGATTTTCTGCCTGAAACCCAGTACGGGGCCGTGGCCAACTGGGGCATTTTCAACAGCACCAACCTGGCCCTGGAATATCTGAGAGCAGATTTCGATGATGACGCTGTGGAGACCGACACCATCACCGTGCAGCTGGCCATTGAATTCTAA
- the hgcB gene encoding mercury methylation ferredoxin HgcB: MQDFRYLEDVATLVLDDQKCIGCGLCTEVCPHAVFEIQRKKARIVDFNACMECGACVSNCPADAISVSPGVGUATYIIQVWIKGKENASCGDGCC, translated from the coding sequence ATGCAGGATTTCAGATATCTGGAAGATGTGGCCACCCTGGTGCTGGATGACCAAAAATGTATCGGCTGCGGGTTGTGCACCGAAGTCTGCCCCCATGCCGTGTTTGAGATACAAAGAAAAAAAGCCCGGATTGTTGACTTCAATGCCTGTATGGAATGCGGGGCCTGTGTCAGCAACTGCCCGGCAGATGCCATATCCGTCAGTCCCGGAGTCGGGTGAGCCACGTATATTATCCAGGTCTGGATAAAAGGTAAGGAAAACGCCTCCTGCGGGGATGGCTGTTGCTGA
- the wrbA gene encoding NAD(P)H:quinone oxidoreductase, which yields MKILVVFYSTYGHVYKMAQAVVEGAKKGQGTDVDIRQVPETLSDEVLEKMGATEAKKAFSHVPVCTVEELEKADAVIFGTPTRFGNMCGQMRQFLDATGQLWANGSLIGKVGSVFVSSATQHGGQESTILSFHTTLLHHGFVVVGLPYSFQGQTRIDEITGGSPYGASTIAGGDGARQPSETELEGARFQGRHVAQITAKLVG from the coding sequence ATGAAAATTCTGGTTGTGTTTTATTCCACGTACGGTCATGTGTATAAAATGGCCCAGGCGGTTGTCGAGGGCGCAAAAAAGGGACAGGGTACTGACGTGGACATCCGGCAGGTGCCGGAAACATTATCGGATGAGGTGCTGGAAAAAATGGGGGCAACAGAGGCAAAAAAAGCGTTTTCCCATGTGCCGGTGTGTACGGTGGAAGAGCTGGAAAAAGCGGATGCCGTCATTTTCGGCACCCCCACCCGGTTCGGCAACATGTGCGGGCAGATGCGCCAGTTTCTGGATGCGACCGGTCAGCTGTGGGCCAATGGATCTCTCATCGGCAAGGTGGGCAGTGTGTTTGTGAGTTCCGCCACCCAGCACGGGGGCCAGGAATCCACCATTCTGTCTTTTCATACCACATTGCTGCACCACGGGTTTGTGGTGGTGGGGTTGCCGTATTCATTTCAGGGACAGACGCGCATCGATGAGATCACGGGGGGGTCCCCCTATGGCGCATCCACCATTGCCGGTGGAGACGGGGCAAGGCAGCCTTCTGAAACGGAGCTGGAAGGTGCCCGGTTTCAGGGCAGGCATGTGGCGCAAATCACAGCCAAACTGGTGGGCTGA
- a CDS encoding Hsp70 family protein — MAQEPVIGIDLGTTNSEVAFVFNDTPVVIEDGDRGIMPSCVGIDRNGRLIVGRTARNQAAAFPGDTVLAVKRQMGTDTRYTLGDQEYSPQEISAMILKTLKARAEDAIGGPVQKAVITVPAYFTDVQRQATRDAGRIAGLEVLRIINEPTAAALAYGEAGRDEDRHILIYDLGGGTFDVSIVKIEAGVVEVLASTGDNRLGGEDFDEALVAYLLDHIREHHGRDLADDPVAAARLKSAAEVAKMQLSDEFFVHIEEDHLAPDLHLSCEVSRDLFEEMIQPLIEKTMTSVAKALRDAALSPGRLDKVILVGGSTRIPMVSRLLSGELNIEPDIGIDPDLCVALGAGIQAGREMGKSIQSMLIDITPYTFGTSAFGMLDGRHYPHCFVPLIRRNTKLPATRTEAFQTLVDNQAAADINVYQGDHPDALDNIRIGTYTFDLSKAPAGSVITLRYDLDLNGILTLEAREKDTGKTINAVLENVFSQSGTGISESRDKVGALFPGDNAPSKELPSTGEPPRPEPGPDAVLPPAIAGILDQAREKLPLAPDEDKDDIINLMEDITEACARNDPDRAGKLAEDLEDILFYIGE; from the coding sequence ATGGCACAGGAACCGGTTATCGGCATTGATCTGGGCACCACCAACTCTGAAGTCGCCTTTGTGTTTAACGATACCCCCGTCGTCATTGAGGACGGTGACCGGGGGATCATGCCCTCCTGTGTGGGCATCGACCGGAACGGCCGCCTCATCGTGGGTCGTACCGCCCGGAACCAGGCTGCGGCATTCCCCGGGGATACGGTGTTGGCGGTGAAACGCCAGATGGGCACGGACACCCGCTACACCCTGGGAGACCAGGAATACTCCCCCCAGGAGATCTCCGCCATGATCCTCAAGACCCTGAAAGCCCGGGCGGAAGACGCCATCGGCGGTCCCGTGCAAAAAGCGGTGATAACGGTGCCGGCCTATTTTACGGATGTCCAGCGCCAGGCCACCCGGGATGCCGGCCGGATCGCCGGGCTGGAAGTTCTCAGGATTATCAACGAGCCCACGGCCGCGGCCCTGGCATACGGTGAAGCCGGCCGGGACGAAGACAGGCACATCCTGATCTATGACTTAGGGGGCGGCACCTTTGATGTCTCCATCGTAAAAATCGAAGCCGGTGTGGTGGAAGTACTTGCCAGTACCGGGGACAACCGCCTGGGGGGCGAAGACTTTGACGAAGCCCTGGTGGCGTATCTGCTGGACCATATCAGGGAACACCACGGCCGGGATCTTGCGGATGATCCGGTGGCTGCGGCCCGCCTCAAATCCGCGGCCGAAGTCGCCAAAATGCAGTTGTCCGACGAGTTTTTCGTCCATATCGAAGAAGACCACCTGGCGCCGGACCTCCACCTCTCCTGTGAAGTGTCCAGGGATCTCTTTGAAGAGATGATCCAGCCCCTTATTGAAAAAACCATGACATCCGTGGCCAAGGCCCTGCGGGATGCGGCCCTTTCTCCGGGCCGGCTGGACAAGGTCATTCTGGTGGGAGGCTCCACCCGCATCCCCATGGTATCCCGGCTGTTGTCCGGCGAACTGAATATCGAACCGGACATCGGCATCGATCCGGATCTCTGCGTGGCATTGGGGGCCGGTATCCAGGCCGGCCGGGAAATGGGGAAGTCCATCCAAAGCATGCTCATCGACATCACCCCCTACACCTTCGGCACCTCCGCCTTCGGCATGCTGGACGGCAGGCATTACCCGCATTGCTTTGTTCCCCTGATCCGGCGGAACACCAAGCTGCCGGCCACCCGGACCGAAGCCTTTCAGACCCTGGTAGACAACCAGGCCGCCGCCGATATCAATGTCTACCAGGGGGACCACCCGGATGCCCTGGATAACATCCGCATCGGCACCTATACCTTTGACCTGTCCAAAGCCCCGGCCGGCAGCGTCATCACCCTGCGGTACGATCTGGACCTCAACGGCATACTCACGCTTGAGGCCAGGGAAAAGGATACAGGCAAAACCATTAATGCCGTGCTTGAAAATGTCTTCAGCCAGAGTGGCACCGGCATTTCCGAATCCAGGGACAAAGTCGGTGCCCTGTTCCCCGGGGACAACGCCCCTTCAAAAGAGCTCCCTTCAACCGGAGAACCGCCCCGGCCGGAACCCGGCCCGGATGCGGTCCTGCCCCCGGCCATCGCCGGCATCCTGGACCAGGCCCGGGAAAAACTGCCCCTGGCCCCGGATGAGGACAAGGATGACATCATCAATCTCATGGAAGATATCACCGAGGCCTGTGCCCGGAATGATCCGGACCGGGCTGGGAAACTGGCCGAAGACCTGGAAGATATTCTTTTTTATATAGGCGAGTAA
- a CDS encoding metal ABC transporter solute-binding protein, Zn/Mn family, whose translation MHLKSVILAVLITLLPGFGLGAQETLKIHVSVLPQKFFVEQIVQDLADVDVLVAPGKSPTTYSPTPDQIRRLAQADVYFRIGVPFENGFLHKLASMAPDIQVVDTRKGIQLRDMQAHIHEKEDPDKTDTHAHHHAPDAPLQGEKVPESGHGLADGKDPHTWMNPLLVKQQAKTIADTLCELAPQHQDRFQANYRQFALKLDQLYDRLHRLLAPLAGTNFFVFHPAFGYFADAFDLNQIPVETMGRSPKGKELSAIIKLARQEQARVIFVQPQFDAQAARKIAQAINGAVVSIDPLAYDYLNNLAQMADTISNALTP comes from the coding sequence ATGCATCTAAAATCAGTGATTCTGGCGGTGTTGATTACGCTTTTGCCGGGTTTCGGCCTCGGGGCTCAGGAAACGTTGAAAATTCATGTCAGTGTGCTGCCTCAAAAATTTTTTGTTGAGCAGATCGTTCAGGACCTGGCTGACGTGGATGTGCTGGTGGCGCCCGGCAAAAGCCCGACCACCTATTCCCCCACCCCGGACCAGATCCGGCGGCTGGCCCAGGCCGATGTGTATTTCAGAATCGGTGTGCCTTTTGAGAATGGATTCTTGCACAAACTGGCATCCATGGCCCCGGACATCCAGGTGGTGGATACCCGAAAAGGGATCCAACTCAGGGATATGCAAGCCCATATTCATGAAAAAGAGGATCCGGACAAGACAGATACCCATGCGCACCATCATGCGCCGGATGCGCCGCTCCAGGGTGAAAAAGTCCCGGAGTCAGGCCATGGCCTTGCGGACGGGAAAGATCCCCATACCTGGATGAACCCGCTTCTGGTCAAACAACAGGCAAAAACCATTGCAGACACACTGTGTGAACTGGCCCCGCAGCATCAAGACCGGTTTCAGGCCAATTACAGACAATTTGCCCTCAAGCTGGATCAGCTCTATGATCGGTTGCATAGGCTGTTGGCACCTCTGGCAGGAACCAATTTTTTTGTGTTTCATCCGGCATTCGGCTATTTTGCCGATGCCTTTGACTTGAACCAGATTCCTGTGGAAACCATGGGTCGGTCCCCCAAAGGAAAGGAATTGTCCGCCATCATCAAGCTGGCCAGACAGGAACAGGCCCGGGTTATCTTTGTACAGCCCCAGTTTGATGCCCAGGCAGCCCGGAAAATTGCCCAGGCGATCAATGGGGCCGTGGTCTCCATTGACCCGCTGGCATATGATTATCTGAACAATCTGGCCCAAATGGCCGATACCATTTCCAATGCGTTGACACCTTGA
- a CDS encoding Fic family protein, whose translation MIETKWDMKPNKAKAMMLAKRQLAEFVCDAVNLEGIHLTLPEIQTLLDGISVGGHKLSDQQIALNQADTWRVLFGLIDKNQFEITCEKVCALHRIAGKDEALDWGKFRSGGVTIAGTNYMPPHADALPELFEKMVGDSHRMPDIYDRAIHFFLTMARCQFYYDVNKRMGRFIMNGLLLSCGYPAINLPAKRQLEFNQLMLDFYQTGHQKPMNTFLRSCLDERVIKIMKE comes from the coding sequence ATGATTGAAACGAAATGGGACATGAAACCAAATAAAGCAAAAGCAATGATGCTTGCGAAACGCCAATTAGCTGAGTTTGTATGTGACGCAGTTAATTTGGAAGGGATTCATTTAACCTTACCGGAAATTCAGACATTACTTGATGGGATTTCCGTTGGCGGACATAAATTATCTGACCAGCAAATAGCATTGAACCAAGCCGATACGTGGCGCGTGTTATTTGGGTTGATTGATAAAAATCAGTTTGAAATCACCTGTGAAAAAGTCTGTGCACTCCATCGCATCGCGGGTAAGGACGAGGCATTGGATTGGGGAAAGTTCAGATCTGGCGGGGTGACCATAGCAGGGACTAACTATATGCCGCCGCATGCGGATGCGTTACCGGAGTTGTTTGAAAAAATGGTGGGTGACTCACACCGCATGCCCGATATTTACGATCGTGCGATCCATTTTTTTCTTACAATGGCCAGATGCCAATTTTATTATGATGTCAATAAGCGTATGGGGCGTTTTATCATGAATGGACTCTTGTTGAGTTGCGGATACCCTGCGATCAATCTTCCTGCGAAAAGACAACTGGAGTTTAATCAATTGATGCTCGATTTTTATCAAACAGGTCATCAAAAACCAATGAATACCTTTCTACGCTCCTGCTTAGATGAAAGGGTCATAAAAATCATGAAAGAATAG
- a CDS encoding HDIG domain-containing metalloprotein, giving the protein MTDFIPNRDDALKLLKKYNQKPSLIRHALAVEAVMAHFAEKFGEDPEKWRVVGLVHDLDYEQFPDAHCHKCVELFRLHHWPEEYIRAVISHGWGICTDVEPRTPLEKTLYAIDELTGLVASAALVRPSKSILDLKTKSVKKKFKDKAFAAGVDREVVKKGAEMLNMDLSDLITEVIAGMQPVAEEIGLKGNL; this is encoded by the coding sequence ATGACAGATTTTATTCCGAACCGGGACGATGCATTAAAACTGCTGAAAAAATACAATCAGAAACCCAGCCTGATCCGCCATGCCCTTGCCGTGGAAGCAGTGATGGCCCATTTTGCAGAAAAATTCGGAGAAGACCCGGAAAAATGGCGGGTTGTGGGTCTGGTGCACGACCTGGATTATGAGCAGTTTCCGGACGCACACTGCCATAAATGTGTGGAACTGTTCAGATTACACCACTGGCCTGAAGAATATATCCGGGCGGTCATCAGTCATGGATGGGGCATCTGCACGGATGTTGAACCCCGGACCCCCCTGGAGAAAACCCTGTACGCCATTGATGAACTCACCGGGCTTGTGGCCAGTGCGGCCCTGGTCCGGCCGTCCAAAAGCATTCTGGATCTCAAGACCAAATCCGTGAAAAAAAAGTTCAAGGACAAGGCGTTTGCCGCAGGCGTTGACCGGGAAGTGGTCAAAAAAGGCGCAGAAATGCTGAACATGGACCTGTCCGATCTGATCACCGAAGTGATTGCCGGCATGCAGCCCGTGGCTGAAGAGATCGGGCTTAAAGGGAATCTTTAG
- a CDS encoding tetratricopeptide repeat protein translates to MAKVRKKKSKQKQRLRNETQKRLQSLTPDAIRDQATAFLAASRYRDAILAFREVLKKGGDKDLVLPDLFRAYRLRHGQLLVKKMSREAETVTNLGGQVFEALPRITPEQLEQALDFLPVRTVMAALKEKSAFAVLTPETEKRLGILLVTEHALDLAEDLPEDARLRTDRPVMAAAAANMADGDWQAALHAMRPIGRTSPFADLKTFARVMAAWERQDRSTLKKALPRLGANFPFKGLRTLLAEYAEYGSFKSVDSYPDTATLLMGPGIHKISCRDRIQQHMAPLNLNGMAAACRDFARLLKPESPDDVLETLAEIIGKGINKSYEDDPDLLPGFLERLIHSHAERKRLFLKIESVCTDFLSHATPDYLKTLKTEFPDAKERGTAYALILLKIAGIIKHQPDVLYDYEEELFHILAACSIPGSILDSDLNLLLLTLVRHAVRHDPGNRLAYDMLQGIPAPLAEHRKVLTTLYETMAAQFDDDPAPCLELARLYSLKNAFRKAQAILQTAYDRAPHDVRVKEARALAFVISAQKNLPKEKWHLVDRDLDRAVEFGLPILSPVITGKRLLAEFLKAQKFSAKTFHELTKPFIPVQQMQCFLLLQTDVDSGDYGIDTRGMASCFKGLQQQITGLSPRELMALLPPLDDRFTPLYPTLFYARPLLGTTGKILSTLPPEDLMSLVIPMAQNQCTDVAIRALKRKTKTAGSDHRILLGFYHTALEAISANTFPCPKLAALVDKAGPDLRERLRQISRSLSEVACYPLKDAFERFEFDRPAPPGVGPGPAFPSDLPLNEMFSDLYDIMMNAMNEDSGTDLEEDRGEPLFPWDLDVASIFGNTCDPEEAKEIIFDLTVAADGIVNGPARAWKRPEENFIAALHVLLDLMHQSGIRTTAQYREAGRKLAEALAYSRLILEALGRIKSKAAVITIPEHQHFMLGFRSGA, encoded by the coding sequence ATGGCCAAAGTCAGAAAGAAAAAAAGCAAACAGAAACAGCGCCTTAGAAATGAAACACAAAAAAGGTTGCAGTCCCTGACCCCAGATGCGATCCGTGATCAGGCCACAGCTTTTCTGGCGGCATCCCGATACCGGGACGCCATACTGGCCTTTCGCGAGGTGCTGAAAAAAGGGGGTGACAAGGATCTTGTCCTGCCGGACCTTTTCCGGGCCTACCGGCTCAGACACGGCCAGCTTCTTGTCAAAAAAATGTCCAGGGAAGCTGAGACCGTGACAAATCTGGGCGGGCAGGTGTTTGAAGCCCTGCCCCGGATCACGCCGGAACAGCTGGAACAGGCCCTGGATTTTTTGCCGGTCCGCACCGTCATGGCCGCATTGAAGGAAAAGTCGGCATTTGCGGTGTTGACCCCGGAGACGGAAAAACGCCTCGGCATATTGCTGGTGACCGAACATGCCCTGGATCTGGCCGAGGACCTGCCCGAAGACGCCCGGCTCAGGACGGACCGGCCGGTGATGGCTGCGGCAGCCGCCAACATGGCGGACGGTGACTGGCAGGCCGCGCTTCACGCCATGCGGCCCATCGGCCGCACCTCCCCCTTTGCGGATCTCAAGACGTTTGCCCGGGTCATGGCAGCCTGGGAACGGCAGGATCGGTCCACCCTGAAAAAAGCACTGCCCCGCCTGGGGGCAAACTTCCCGTTCAAGGGACTTCGGACCCTCCTGGCCGAATATGCCGAATACGGCAGTTTCAAGTCCGTTGATAGTTACCCTGACACCGCCACCCTCCTGATGGGGCCGGGGATACACAAGATATCCTGCCGGGACAGGATTCAGCAGCACATGGCACCCCTGAACCTGAACGGGATGGCAGCGGCCTGCCGTGACTTTGCCCGGTTGCTGAAGCCTGAATCACCGGATGACGTCCTTGAAACCCTTGCGGAAATCATCGGTAAAGGCATCAACAAATCATATGAAGATGATCCGGATCTTTTGCCCGGGTTTCTTGAACGGCTCATCCATTCCCACGCAGAGCGAAAGCGTCTTTTCCTGAAAATCGAATCGGTCTGTACTGATTTTTTGTCCCATGCCACCCCGGATTACCTGAAAACGCTGAAAACCGAATTTCCGGATGCAAAAGAGCGGGGCACGGCATACGCCCTGATTCTTCTGAAAATTGCCGGCATCATCAAGCATCAGCCCGATGTCCTTTACGATTATGAGGAAGAACTCTTTCACATCCTCGCCGCGTGTTCCATTCCGGGCAGCATACTGGACTCCGACTTAAACCTGCTCCTGCTGACCCTGGTCCGGCATGCCGTAAGACATGACCCGGGAAACAGGCTGGCCTATGACATGCTGCAGGGTATTCCCGCCCCCCTGGCCGAGCACCGCAAAGTCCTGACAACCCTGTATGAAACCATGGCCGCCCAGTTTGATGACGACCCTGCCCCCTGCCTGGAACTGGCCCGGCTGTATTCCCTGAAAAATGCCTTCAGAAAAGCACAGGCCATTCTCCAGACCGCCTATGACAGGGCACCCCATGATGTCCGGGTAAAAGAAGCCCGGGCTCTGGCTTTTGTGATCTCTGCCCAGAAAAACCTGCCAAAGGAGAAATGGCACCTGGTGGACCGGGATCTGGACCGGGCTGTTGAATTCGGCCTTCCCATCCTTTCCCCGGTGATTACCGGAAAACGCCTTTTGGCGGAATTTTTAAAAGCGCAGAAGTTTTCAGCCAAAACCTTTCACGAACTGACCAAACCGTTTATACCGGTCCAGCAAATGCAGTGTTTTCTGCTGCTGCAAACCGATGTGGACAGCGGTGATTACGGGATCGATACCCGGGGCATGGCCAGCTGCTTCAAGGGATTGCAACAACAGATCACAGGGCTTTCCCCCCGGGAACTGATGGCATTGCTCCCCCCCCTGGACGACCGATTCACCCCCTTATACCCCACCTTGTTCTATGCCCGGCCCCTGCTGGGCACCACCGGCAAAATTCTTTCCACCCTGCCCCCGGAGGATCTGATGTCCCTGGTCATCCCCATGGCACAGAACCAATGCACCGACGTGGCCATCCGGGCGCTGAAAAGAAAGACGAAAACCGCCGGATCGGACCACAGGATCCTGCTTGGTTTTTACCACACCGCCCTTGAAGCCATATCCGCCAACACATTTCCCTGCCCCAAACTGGCTGCGTTGGTGGACAAAGCCGGACCGGACCTCAGGGAACGCCTCCGGCAGATATCCAGGTCCCTTTCGGAAGTGGCGTGCTATCCGCTCAAGGATGCCTTTGAACGGTTTGAGTTTGATCGGCCCGCCCCTCCTGGAGTCGGTCCTGGCCCTGCTTTTCCCTCAGATCTTCCCTTGAATGAGATGTTTTCAGATCTGTATGATATCATGATGAATGCCATGAATGAGGATTCCGGGACAGACCTGGAAGAAGATCGGGGAGAGCCGCTCTTCCCCTGGGACCTGGATGTGGCATCCATATTCGGAAACACCTGTGATCCCGAAGAGGCCAAAGAGATCATTTTCGACCTGACCGTGGCCGCGGACGGCATTGTCAACGGGCCGGCCCGCGCCTGGAAACGTCCGGAAGAAAATTTTATTGCCGCCCTTCACGTCCTGCTGGACCTGATGCACCAAAGCGGGATCCGGACCACGGCCCAATACCGGGAAGCCGGTCGTAAACTGGCGGAGGCCCTGGCATACAGCCGGCTTATCCTGGAGGCCCTGGGGCGTATTAAATCCAAGGCCGCCGTCATAACTATCCCGGAGCACCAGCACTTTATGCTGGGGTTCAGATCCGGGGCATGA
- a CDS encoding nucleotide exchange factor GrpE has protein sequence MSPGNIAAKTGAWFHRAVILRMLTLIHSASGRALRNRLDMEWKTRALADFSDWLEGLDQVPPEFLPQDPADQSETDNRSVPKDTGSLDGPDLYTLLTEFISLKKQVQIQTREQSRNLQGLKDFNTFAGEGRQILEDLARQVSRMGAMKDKLREETTADILQAFLDIRDSLARGTATRTRVTAPFVRQKKMHALLDGYQIALNKFDQALLRLETTPIPATGQPFDPDTMTAVDTCHVPDMPQGVVTQEISGGFMRRGKVLRHARVVVNTPGKEK, from the coding sequence ATGAGTCCCGGTAACATTGCTGCAAAGACCGGGGCCTGGTTCCACAGGGCCGTTATCCTGAGGATGCTCACCCTGATTCACAGCGCATCGGGGCGGGCCCTTCGCAACCGGCTGGACATGGAATGGAAGACCAGGGCTTTGGCGGATTTTTCAGACTGGCTGGAAGGCCTGGATCAGGTCCCGCCGGAATTTCTGCCCCAAGACCCGGCGGATCAGTCGGAAACAGACAACCGGTCCGTCCCAAAGGATACCGGCAGTCTGGACGGCCCGGATCTTTACACCCTGCTTACGGAATTCATCAGCCTGAAAAAGCAGGTTCAGATCCAGACCCGGGAGCAGTCCCGGAACCTTCAGGGGCTCAAGGATTTCAACACCTTTGCCGGGGAGGGCAGGCAGATTCTGGAGGACCTGGCCCGCCAGGTCAGCCGCATGGGGGCCATGAAAGACAAACTCAGGGAAGAGACAACCGCTGATATTCTCCAGGCTTTTCTGGATATCCGCGATTCCCTGGCCCGGGGAACGGCTACTCGGACCCGTGTGACCGCCCCGTTTGTCAGGCAAAAAAAAATGCATGCCCTCCTTGACGGCTACCAGATTGCTTTGAATAAATTCGACCAGGCCCTCCTTCGCCTGGAAACCACCCCCATCCCGGCCACGGGCCAGCCCTTTGACCCGGACACCATGACTGCGGTGGACACCTGCCATGTCCCGGACATGCCGCAGGGCGTTGTCACCCAGGAAATCAGCGGCGGCTTTATGCGGCGGGGCAAAGTCCTCCGCCATGCACGCGTCGTCGTGAACACACCAGGAAAGGAAAAGTAA